In Pseudomonas sp. MM213, a genomic segment contains:
- a CDS encoding TauD/TfdA dioxygenase family protein — translation MAPHAKDLLRHDNSKAGKTAAEGIGISDQFSVAREQRQQRTDIGESLHGHPVIFLVKTREGTAMMESDFRHIHVEPEAHGFGARVTGISIDQPLATAVLEEVKKAWARHSVIYFPDQPLSHTQLEAFTLQFGEFGIDPYIVPMEAHPHILELRRKADEKAVNFGAQWHSDWSFQEQPPAGTILHSKITPPVGGDTLFADGYRAYDDLSETMKGLMNHLVAIHSASMPYGKNGLFAKETEARSMKIVVSEDADKTWPHPLVRVHPVTGRKSLYVSPVYTQGIQGLTHGESTALLSYLYQHMVQDTYVYRHRWAPDMLTLWDNRCTLHNADGGYDGHLRLMHRTTISGERPIGVAVV, via the coding sequence ATGGCACCACACGCCAAAGATTTGTTACGACACGACAATTCAAAAGCGGGGAAAACAGCCGCCGAAGGTATTGGCATCTCAGATCAATTCTCTGTCGCAAGGGAGCAACGACAGCAGCGGACTGACATCGGAGAATCGCTTCACGGTCATCCTGTGATTTTTTTAGTAAAAACGAGAGAAGGGACTGCGATGATGGAGAGCGACTTCAGGCATATTCATGTGGAACCCGAGGCTCACGGTTTCGGAGCTAGGGTTACTGGTATTTCGATTGATCAGCCATTAGCGACAGCTGTGCTTGAAGAGGTAAAGAAAGCGTGGGCCAGGCACTCAGTCATTTACTTTCCGGATCAGCCACTCTCCCACACACAACTGGAGGCGTTCACGCTTCAGTTTGGTGAGTTCGGAATAGACCCTTATATCGTCCCGATGGAGGCTCATCCGCACATTCTCGAACTCAGACGCAAGGCTGATGAAAAGGCAGTTAACTTTGGTGCCCAGTGGCACTCAGACTGGAGCTTTCAGGAACAGCCGCCGGCGGGAACCATCCTACATTCCAAGATCACTCCGCCCGTGGGTGGCGATACGTTATTTGCCGACGGCTATCGTGCCTACGATGACCTTTCTGAGACGATGAAAGGACTCATGAATCATCTCGTCGCGATACATTCTGCGAGCATGCCCTATGGCAAAAATGGCCTATTCGCAAAAGAGACTGAAGCACGCTCAATGAAGATAGTGGTCAGTGAAGACGCCGACAAAACCTGGCCACACCCGCTGGTACGTGTACATCCCGTAACGGGTCGCAAATCTCTCTACGTGAGCCCTGTCTACACGCAGGGTATTCAGGGTTTGACTCATGGAGAATCAACGGCGCTGCTGAGTTATTTGTATCAGCACATGGTGCAGGACACATATGTCTACCGTCACCGATGGGCGCCGGACATGCTTACCCTGTGGGACAACCGCTGTACGCTACACAATGCAGACGGTGGCTACGACGGTCACCTACGGCTCATGCATCGAACAACCATCTCAGGCGAACGCCCCATTGGTGTTGCCGTCGTTTAA
- a CDS encoding EthD family reductase: protein MIDVSILYPNEAGATFDFDYYREQHMTMIKQKMAGACSHFTIEKGLQGPVPGSAPTYIAIGHLFFESLDAFASAFGPHAKAIGADIANYTSIKPIIQISEVIVG, encoded by the coding sequence ATGATTGACGTAAGCATTCTGTACCCGAATGAAGCTGGTGCAACCTTCGACTTCGATTACTATCGTGAGCAGCATATGACGATGATTAAGCAGAAGATGGCCGGGGCCTGCAGTCACTTCACTATTGAAAAAGGCCTTCAAGGCCCAGTACCTGGAAGCGCTCCGACCTACATTGCGATAGGTCATCTATTCTTCGAATCACTCGACGCATTCGCCTCCGCATTCGGGCCGCATGCCAAGGCTATCGGAGCGGACATCGCCAATTACACCAGTATCAAGCCCATCATTCAGATCAGCGAAGTGATCGTCGGCTGA
- a CDS encoding PLP-dependent cysteine synthase family protein encodes MNLNLGNQDKEWTRWAIGVLQGDANRSADTHLIPLDFNGLPGISIYLKDESTHPTGSLKHRLARSLFLYGICNGWIKKGTLLVEASSGSTAVSEAYFAKLLNLPFTAVMQRSTSCQKIDAINRLGGTCHFVDNPGAIYTVAEQLAHETGGHYLDQFTNAERATDWRGNNNIAESIFSQMAMEKDPEPAWVVMSAGTGGTSATIGRYIKYKHLNTRLCVVDVEHSAFYESYDTGDKASTCATPSRIEGIGRPRVEPSFIPDVIDHMIKIPDAASLAAMHVLSERLSRRVGGSTGTNFFGVCCIAEQMRSQKQTGSIVSVICDSGDRYASTYYDADWLKEANIDIRPYEKYLNLFLDGKSSDVSLISLCKNICGNSVVAHY; translated from the coding sequence ATGAATCTTAATCTCGGAAATCAGGATAAAGAGTGGACACGCTGGGCGATTGGCGTGTTGCAGGGGGATGCTAATCGTTCTGCCGATACACATCTGATTCCTTTAGATTTTAATGGGTTGCCTGGAATATCGATTTATCTGAAAGATGAGTCTACTCATCCTACAGGCAGTCTGAAGCACCGCTTGGCACGATCGCTTTTCCTGTATGGCATCTGCAATGGCTGGATAAAAAAAGGTACTTTGTTAGTCGAGGCATCTTCTGGCTCAACAGCTGTCAGTGAGGCGTATTTCGCCAAGCTCCTAAATCTGCCTTTTACTGCAGTAATGCAGCGTTCCACCAGTTGCCAAAAAATCGATGCTATCAATCGATTAGGGGGGACATGTCACTTTGTTGACAATCCTGGGGCTATCTATACGGTCGCCGAGCAACTTGCTCATGAAACGGGTGGTCATTACTTAGACCAGTTTACAAATGCAGAACGCGCTACTGACTGGCGTGGCAACAATAACATCGCCGAAAGTATATTTTCGCAAATGGCGATGGAGAAAGATCCTGAACCAGCTTGGGTGGTTATGAGTGCCGGCACTGGAGGAACGTCAGCCACAATCGGAAGGTATATCAAGTATAAGCATCTGAATACTCGACTTTGTGTAGTTGATGTTGAACATTCCGCTTTCTACGAATCCTACGATACTGGGGATAAGGCGAGCACTTGTGCGACTCCGTCTCGCATCGAAGGTATCGGTCGGCCTAGGGTAGAGCCTTCGTTTATCCCTGATGTCATCGATCACATGATCAAGATTCCAGACGCCGCTTCACTTGCTGCCATGCACGTTCTTTCAGAGCGGTTATCGCGCCGTGTTGGTGGTTCTACGGGAACGAATTTCTTTGGTGTTTGTTGTATCGCGGAGCAAATGCGCTCACAGAAACAGACAGGTTCGATAGTATCGGTGATTTGCGATTCGGGAGATCGTTATGCCTCTACGTATTACGATGCTGATTGGCTTAAAGAAGCCAATATTGACATAAGGCCTTATGAGAAATATTTGAATTTGTTTCTCGACGGAAAGAGTTCGGATGTGTCACTGATCAGCCTCTGTAAAAATATATGCGGCAATAGTGTTGTGGCTCATTATTAG
- a CDS encoding Rid family detoxifying hydrolase gives MKNISTLLAPAAVGPYSQAVCHGEYLFVSGQLGIDPSKGELVAEDALLQMKQCLSNISAIAGAAGTDISKTIKTTIMVTNLGDFARLNEVYASYFSSPFPARATFEVSALPKGALVAVDAIVALD, from the coding sequence ATGAAAAATATTTCCACTTTGTTAGCGCCTGCTGCAGTTGGCCCATATTCGCAAGCAGTATGTCATGGCGAATATCTGTTTGTTTCGGGACAGCTCGGTATTGACCCTTCCAAGGGAGAGCTAGTGGCGGAAGATGCCTTGCTTCAAATGAAACAGTGCCTCAGTAATATTTCAGCGATTGCTGGAGCAGCGGGTACCGATATTTCGAAGACTATCAAAACAACAATAATGGTTACGAACTTAGGTGATTTCGCCAGGTTGAATGAAGTGTATGCGAGCTATTTTTCTTCACCGTTCCCCGCTCGCGCCACGTTCGAGGTTTCCGCACTACCGAAAGGTGCCCTCGTCGCAGTAGACGCAATTGTCGCTTTGGACTGA
- a CDS encoding FAD-dependent oxidoreductase — MSVKSTECSALDELASRVQADLHVLRFPHDPWVLPKTHPSGKHVYDVAIIGGGQGGLAIAAGLLRERVDNIVVFDQQPKGLEGPWNNTARMRTLRTVKHLPGIDASLTSLAPQAWYTAKYGEEAWEELIKIPKGDWQEYLTWCRDTLKIPVENLTGVSNVIPEDKLFRLELNRFDGQGEISAREVVYARRVVVATGVDGSGAWHVPKFISSALPKDRYASSGEYIDFSKLVGKKIAVLGAGASAFDNASTALEAGALEATVCIRRKDIQRINPQIWMAKAGFLNHYADMDDRLKWKYMRHMFRYNIPAPQDAYNRLSGLEGASVRTNAAWEGVKLVIDDGKEQVEITLASGDKLKVDYLIVAVGFVNDFSLRPELSKIANDIALWQDIYSPIHGEEDAQISSHPYLGDNFEFVEKRPGEAPYISKIFNFTYSALVSMGLSGSAISGFRYSVPRAVCGITKSLYLEDAEEIYNKFTDYAELEMVGVVPFSNSTQTSKIFAD, encoded by the coding sequence ATGAGTGTGAAATCAACAGAATGTAGTGCTCTAGATGAACTGGCGTCCAGGGTACAGGCCGATCTCCACGTTCTACGTTTTCCCCATGACCCTTGGGTGCTGCCCAAGACGCACCCTAGCGGCAAGCATGTCTATGACGTTGCTATCATCGGGGGAGGCCAAGGCGGGCTGGCAATCGCGGCGGGTCTTTTGCGCGAACGGGTTGATAACATCGTAGTTTTTGATCAGCAGCCCAAGGGACTGGAAGGCCCATGGAACAATACGGCGCGGATGCGCACTTTGCGTACCGTAAAGCATTTGCCAGGTATTGATGCGTCCTTAACCAGTCTTGCACCTCAAGCCTGGTACACAGCCAAATACGGCGAAGAGGCTTGGGAAGAGCTGATCAAAATTCCGAAAGGTGACTGGCAAGAGTATCTTACATGGTGTCGCGATACGCTGAAGATTCCAGTCGAGAATCTTACTGGTGTCTCCAACGTCATCCCAGAAGACAAACTGTTTCGACTAGAGCTGAACAGATTCGACGGTCAAGGGGAAATATCGGCTCGCGAGGTTGTTTATGCTCGCAGAGTAGTTGTAGCCACAGGTGTTGATGGCAGCGGGGCATGGCATGTACCTAAGTTTATTTCATCGGCATTGCCCAAAGATCGATATGCTTCTTCAGGAGAGTATATTGATTTTTCCAAGCTTGTAGGGAAGAAGATAGCTGTTCTCGGTGCAGGCGCATCTGCATTCGATAACGCTTCGACCGCGCTTGAGGCGGGAGCGTTAGAAGCGACTGTTTGTATTCGTCGCAAGGATATCCAGCGTATTAATCCTCAGATCTGGATGGCAAAAGCAGGGTTTCTTAATCATTACGCTGATATGGATGATCGCCTGAAGTGGAAATACATGCGGCATATGTTCAGGTACAACATTCCAGCTCCGCAGGACGCCTACAATCGCTTGTCAGGCTTAGAAGGTGCGAGCGTTCGTACCAATGCGGCCTGGGAAGGAGTAAAACTCGTAATTGATGATGGAAAAGAACAAGTTGAGATCACCCTTGCGTCTGGGGACAAGCTCAAAGTGGACTACTTGATAGTCGCCGTTGGTTTTGTGAATGATTTTTCTCTACGTCCGGAGCTTTCAAAAATTGCCAATGACATAGCACTCTGGCAAGACATATATAGCCCGATTCATGGAGAGGAAGACGCTCAAATTTCCAGTCATCCATACTTGGGCGATAATTTTGAGTTTGTCGAAAAAAGGCCTGGGGAAGCTCCCTACATTTCGAAGATATTTAATTTCACCTACAGTGCGCTCGTAAGTATGGGGCTTTCCGGCTCTGCTATCAGCGGGTTTAGATATTCGGTTCCTCGCGCGGTGTGTGGTATCACCAAATCGCTATATCTTGAGGATGCTGAAGAAATTTATAATAAATTTACCGATTATGCTGAGCTTGAGATGGTAGGGGTCGTTCCCTTCAGTAATTCAACTCAAACAAGCAAGATTTTCGCTGATTGA
- a CDS encoding NAD(P)/FAD-dependent oxidoreductase: protein MTMFNGDRPFISGQESEIGHSMWSATGGAKPESVILARQESCDVLIIGGGFNGVTAGLHCAERGAKTILVEAQEIGSGASGRNAGQVNPGQFLSPEQILRALGPDYGQLFLKELGSAPDVVRQLIRDYDIDCAADERPIIRCSTSPQKTRELETQASDWQALGANVQMVYGSELEEMNGSTRYKAALIDHRGFTLQPLAYVRGLARAAVARGLRISTGSKVTSLEPSGNGWVATTGNTTIKADKVILSTNAYSNDLVPGFKEEIMPLGAFGIATADPLPPEWRERILPHYIAMWDTHKIPLWFRYDPVGRLHVGSIGFLPIHSEGDNWVNRAMKFVYPFAPTFKWGYRWSGTLGQTVDRLPHLVEPRPGIFATIGCNGRGIAPNAYFGKMLAKIALGDDVVTPLPLRKSTKYPMREIALEAYDAGIRFYRNTLLFT from the coding sequence ATGACTATGTTTAATGGCGATAGACCTTTCATTAGCGGACAAGAATCTGAGATCGGCCATTCAATGTGGTCTGCGACTGGTGGGGCAAAGCCAGAAAGCGTGATCCTTGCACGGCAAGAATCGTGCGATGTGTTGATCATCGGTGGCGGATTTAACGGCGTGACGGCCGGACTCCACTGTGCGGAGCGCGGTGCTAAGACGATATTGGTTGAGGCCCAAGAAATTGGTTCTGGTGCGAGCGGTCGGAACGCTGGGCAAGTGAATCCCGGCCAGTTCCTCTCGCCCGAACAAATCCTCCGCGCGTTAGGCCCCGATTATGGCCAGCTCTTCTTGAAGGAATTGGGTAGCGCCCCAGACGTCGTCCGTCAGTTGATACGCGATTACGATATTGATTGTGCCGCTGACGAGAGGCCTATCATCCGCTGTTCAACGTCTCCTCAGAAAACACGAGAACTCGAAACCCAAGCCTCGGATTGGCAAGCCTTGGGCGCGAATGTTCAGATGGTCTATGGCTCTGAACTCGAAGAGATGAACGGATCGACCCGATACAAAGCTGCGCTGATCGATCATCGCGGATTTACGCTTCAACCGCTTGCCTACGTGCGCGGGTTAGCGCGAGCCGCAGTCGCCAGAGGTCTTAGAATTTCCACCGGGTCTAAAGTGACATCCCTGGAACCTTCAGGTAACGGATGGGTTGCTACCACCGGCAATACCACAATAAAAGCCGACAAGGTCATTCTCTCAACCAACGCATACAGCAATGATCTGGTACCAGGTTTCAAAGAGGAAATAATGCCTCTGGGTGCTTTCGGTATCGCCACTGCTGATCCGTTGCCTCCTGAGTGGAGAGAACGAATTTTGCCTCATTACATCGCCATGTGGGACACCCATAAGATACCGCTGTGGTTCAGATATGACCCGGTAGGGCGTCTTCATGTTGGATCTATTGGATTCCTTCCCATTCATTCAGAAGGGGATAACTGGGTAAACCGCGCAATGAAGTTTGTCTACCCATTCGCGCCTACATTCAAATGGGGCTATCGGTGGTCGGGCACGCTTGGCCAAACGGTCGACAGATTGCCGCATCTCGTTGAACCGCGCCCGGGCATCTTTGCAACCATTGGATGCAACGGGCGAGGCATTGCGCCAAACGCTTATTTCGGAAAAATGCTGGCTAAGATCGCACTCGGCGATGACGTAGTTACTCCGTTGCCACTAAGAAAGTCTACGAAATATCCAATGCGTGAGATCGCGTTAGAAGCATATGACGCTGGAATTCGTTTCTATCGTAATACGTTACTTTTTACGTAG
- a CDS encoding amino acid ABC transporter permease, with the protein MELDFSVIFDYKAALLYGLLLTLKLTAICVILGCALGFMVAIARSSKNKIIYGISTVYVALFRGTPVLIQLFWMFFCLPLVLGIELSNLTCGIIALTLYMAAITSETFRASFSFVSKEQHDAGVALGLTYRVHTLYVLLPQALLRAAPTLLSNCTSLFKESALVSAVGMADLMFVSQNISNRTGHPVELLTAAAVIYFVIAFPITRAVTALERKILHTMAI; encoded by the coding sequence ATGGAACTAGACTTCTCAGTAATCTTCGATTACAAGGCTGCTTTGCTATATGGCCTTTTACTAACTCTAAAGCTCACCGCGATCTGTGTGATATTGGGATGCGCTTTAGGCTTTATGGTTGCCATAGCGAGGAGCTCAAAAAACAAAATTATATATGGAATTAGCACCGTATATGTGGCGTTGTTTCGTGGGACTCCTGTTCTGATTCAGCTGTTCTGGATGTTCTTCTGCTTGCCTCTAGTATTGGGTATTGAACTCTCAAACCTGACTTGCGGAATTATTGCACTTACGTTGTATATGGCGGCGATAACCAGTGAGACATTTCGTGCGTCGTTCAGCTTCGTTAGCAAAGAGCAACATGATGCGGGGGTTGCTCTCGGACTGACTTACCGTGTCCATACATTGTACGTTCTTCTACCGCAGGCGCTCCTCAGAGCGGCCCCCACGCTTTTATCGAATTGCACTAGCTTGTTTAAGGAGAGTGCACTCGTCTCCGCCGTGGGTATGGCCGACTTGATGTTCGTTAGTCAAAACATATCTAACCGAACGGGGCATCCGGTGGAGCTGTTGACCGCTGCTGCAGTAATTTATTTTGTAATTGCGTTTCCTATTACTCGCGCTGTCACGGCGCTGGAGCGGAAGATTTTGCATACCATGGCTATTTAG
- a CDS encoding amino acid ABC transporter permease has translation MNYQFDLFFIANGLWPLLKGLVVTLQLTVAANIIGLTLGFVIALLVMSPNPILRWPFTLFIEFFRCTPALIQIVWFFYCIPIIFDVYIDALTMGILAIGLNLAAFNAEAYRAAIQGVQSNQYDATIALGLSPFQRTVYVVLPQAFRSALPVLVANGIGAFQQTALVAIVALQDLMYMGKILATDTYRPIEVFTVIALIYFAISFPISQLVEYIERRRKAENS, from the coding sequence GTGAACTATCAATTTGATTTGTTCTTTATCGCGAATGGGCTCTGGCCACTACTGAAAGGGTTGGTCGTAACCCTACAGCTCACCGTGGCGGCGAACATCATAGGGTTGACTCTGGGTTTCGTTATTGCGCTCTTGGTAATGAGCCCCAATCCGATACTCCGTTGGCCTTTCACTCTGTTCATTGAGTTCTTTCGCTGTACTCCTGCTCTCATCCAGATCGTATGGTTTTTCTACTGCATACCTATCATATTCGATGTGTACATAGATGCATTGACTATGGGGATCTTGGCGATTGGGCTTAATCTCGCAGCGTTCAACGCAGAAGCGTACAGGGCGGCCATCCAGGGAGTGCAAAGCAATCAGTACGACGCGACTATTGCGTTGGGCCTCTCTCCGTTTCAACGAACGGTCTATGTAGTCCTGCCCCAGGCGTTTCGCTCAGCTCTTCCTGTATTAGTTGCAAATGGTATCGGCGCTTTTCAGCAAACGGCACTCGTGGCGATCGTAGCGTTGCAAGACCTTATGTATATGGGAAAGATCTTGGCCACAGATACCTATCGTCCTATCGAGGTGTTCACGGTTATTGCACTCATATACTTTGCGATATCGTTCCCAATATCTCAGCTCGTAGAATACATAGAGCGCCGCCGCAAAGCGGAAAACTCATGA
- a CDS encoding amino acid ABC transporter ATP-binding protein, with protein MANTNYLVEMKGLHKSYAGGVKPVLQGLDISMCPGDRVVVIGPSGGGKSTLLRVLMGLEDIDKGQLLFQGKNYITTDKFGRTVIDKDIRRNIGMVFQHYTLFPHLNILQNLTLAPIKARGESRQSAEQRARGLLARFGLEGKEKAYPAHLSGGQKQRVAIARALMLDPKLMLFDEVTSALDPELVAEVEQVIMHLAEQSMPMVIVTHDMHFARNIASRVIFCAGGVVVEDGPPEQVLGRPKEARTREFIQRVFHIGETVGVGRELSI; from the coding sequence ATGGCAAATACAAACTATCTCGTAGAAATGAAGGGGCTGCACAAGAGCTACGCAGGCGGCGTAAAACCTGTGCTGCAAGGTTTGGACATTAGCATGTGCCCTGGTGACCGTGTCGTCGTGATTGGGCCGAGTGGTGGCGGAAAAAGCACGTTGCTACGAGTGTTGATGGGTCTAGAAGATATTGATAAAGGCCAATTACTGTTTCAAGGTAAAAACTATATTACGACTGATAAGTTCGGAAGAACCGTAATTGATAAGGATATTCGTCGTAACATCGGTATGGTTTTCCAGCATTACACTTTGTTTCCGCACCTGAATATTTTACAAAATCTGACACTTGCGCCGATCAAGGCTCGGGGAGAGTCAAGACAATCGGCAGAACAGCGAGCGCGTGGTTTGTTGGCCAGATTTGGATTGGAAGGAAAGGAAAAAGCCTATCCAGCCCACCTGTCTGGTGGACAAAAGCAGCGAGTGGCTATCGCCAGGGCTTTGATGCTCGACCCAAAATTGATGCTATTCGACGAAGTTACGTCGGCTCTTGATCCTGAGCTTGTCGCTGAAGTCGAGCAAGTCATTATGCATTTGGCTGAACAATCCATGCCGATGGTGATCGTGACTCACGATATGCACTTTGCCAGGAATATCGCTTCTCGCGTCATTTTCTGCGCTGGCGGTGTGGTTGTCGAAGATGGCCCCCCGGAACAGGTACTTGGGAGGCCCAAGGAAGCTCGAACGAGAGAGTTCATACAGAGAGTCTTTCATATTGGCGAGACTGTAGGAGTCGGACGTGAACTATCAATTTGA
- a CDS encoding substrate-binding periplasmic protein — MIFKRMGMRLLPALVLVGVVSGSSGVYAEGEGDGIWAAAQKSGSIRCGTAEAPPYIMKDPATGEYSGFFVDACREFAEILKVKPVFVDTSWDNMIAGLQSRKWDLAPALTATPQRALSIVFSKNLSATESTFIYNQKNPKTNQPKGVADIDQPGVTIAVSSGTAQDKSLTAIIKNASIMRLPGPDEIRLAVMSKRADVIFDTSAANDLFAASHPDWAVVLRPVPAIDKKGVSFGLRRDTSYADLQVLDLYINDAVATGHMDELIKKAIAHETK, encoded by the coding sequence ATGATTTTCAAACGTATGGGCATGCGTCTGTTACCGGCATTGGTTCTAGTAGGAGTGGTTTCCGGATCATCAGGCGTTTACGCCGAGGGAGAGGGGGATGGCATATGGGCCGCAGCCCAAAAATCTGGATCTATTCGATGTGGCACGGCGGAGGCTCCGCCCTACATCATGAAAGACCCGGCCACAGGGGAGTATTCAGGTTTCTTTGTCGACGCATGCAGAGAGTTCGCAGAAATACTGAAGGTCAAGCCGGTCTTTGTGGACACCAGTTGGGACAACATGATCGCTGGCTTGCAATCCAGAAAATGGGATTTGGCACCGGCACTTACGGCTACCCCGCAACGTGCGCTCTCTATCGTGTTCTCTAAAAACCTTTCAGCTACCGAATCGACCTTTATTTACAACCAGAAAAATCCCAAGACGAATCAGCCTAAGGGAGTTGCTGATATCGACCAACCGGGAGTCACCATCGCGGTGTCATCTGGCACGGCTCAGGATAAATCTTTAACGGCCATCATCAAAAACGCATCGATCATGCGGCTGCCTGGCCCCGACGAAATCCGTTTGGCTGTTATGTCCAAACGAGCTGATGTGATTTTCGATACATCGGCAGCTAATGACCTTTTCGCCGCTTCTCACCCCGACTGGGCGGTAGTTCTTAGACCTGTACCAGCGATCGATAAAAAAGGTGTTTCATTCGGCCTACGGCGTGATACCTCATACGCTGATCTTCAAGTATTAGACCTTTATATCAATGATGCCGTCGCGACCGGTCATATGGATGAGCTAATCAAAAAAGCTATCGCGCACGAGACTAAATAA
- a CDS encoding Lrp/AsnC family transcriptional regulator, which translates to MTSSSKLPDRSSRLDRIDRRILAGLQRDATQPVTELAEQVGLSMTPCWRRIQRLEQQGFIKKRVAILDRTTLNAKVTVFIMIKTREHSIEWIDRFYQATRDMTEIVDIYRMSGEVDYLIRAFLPDIQAYDVLYKKIIGQLPVANITSMFAMEEIKSTSEVPLDFIPD; encoded by the coding sequence ATGACCAGTTCTTCAAAGCTGCCGGATCGCTCCTCCCGTCTAGACCGTATCGATCGTCGAATACTGGCGGGCCTTCAGCGCGACGCTACTCAGCCCGTGACCGAGCTCGCAGAGCAGGTCGGGCTCTCCATGACGCCTTGCTGGCGCAGAATTCAACGCCTGGAACAGCAAGGTTTCATAAAGAAACGTGTCGCCATCCTCGACAGAACGACGCTGAATGCAAAAGTGACAGTGTTCATCATGATTAAAACTAGAGAGCACTCCATCGAATGGATAGATCGTTTCTATCAAGCGACTCGCGATATGACAGAAATTGTTGATATCTATCGGATGAGCGGCGAGGTTGATTATTTGATCCGCGCTTTCTTGCCGGATATCCAAGCCTATGACGTGCTTTATAAAAAAATCATCGGTCAGTTACCCGTAGCGAACATCACGTCCATGTTTGCAATGGAAGAAATAAAATCAACAAGTGAAGTACCGCTTGATTTTATTCCAGACTAA
- a CDS encoding acyl carrier protein phosphodiesterase, producing MNYLAHLHLGGQEPQQLLGSLYGDFVKGRLSGNYSAATEEAIRLHRQIDAFTDSHPLVRRALDRFPATRRRYAGIALDMFFDHCLARDWERYANVSLDVFSQKVYRLLEDEPALPERLAQIAPLIIAEDWLGAYRDFSMIGHGLEVISLRLSQPDGLRGAYEELTALYEPLSADFLEFYPLLWQYAQPGSEIGKKLPIPMVSV from the coding sequence ATGAACTACCTTGCACATCTTCACTTAGGCGGTCAGGAGCCGCAGCAGCTGCTGGGGAGTCTCTATGGGGATTTTGTAAAGGGGAGGCTTTCAGGAAATTATTCTGCAGCGACTGAAGAGGCAATCAGGCTGCATCGCCAAATTGATGCTTTTACGGATTCCCATCCATTGGTTAGAAGGGCGCTTGATCGATTCCCGGCAACAAGACGTCGCTATGCGGGAATCGCGCTCGATATGTTTTTCGATCATTGCCTAGCGCGGGATTGGGAGCGATACGCCAATGTGTCCCTAGACGTTTTTTCTCAGAAGGTCTACCGGCTTTTAGAGGACGAGCCCGCTTTGCCGGAACGATTGGCTCAAATCGCGCCGTTGATCATCGCGGAAGATTGGCTTGGAGCGTATAGGGATTTTTCGATGATCGGCCATGGGCTGGAAGTCATCTCCCTGCGCCTATCCCAACCAGATGGCTTGCGTGGGGCATACGAAGAGCTGACAGCTCTGTATGAGCCGCTAAGTGCGGATTTCCTAGAGTTCTATCCATTGCTGTGGCAGTACGCCCAACCCGGTTCGGAAATAGGAAAAAAATTGCCAATTCCGATGGTTAGCGTTTAG
- a CDS encoding carboxymuconolactone decarboxylase family protein, with product MQDWKQTRQDINARLVQLNGLSPETLKGMAALGGAGAKTNHLDAKTRELISLAVAVTTRCDGCIAFHAAEAKKLGVTSEEVAEALGVAINMNAGAALVYSTHVLDAFDKS from the coding sequence ATGCAAGATTGGAAGCAAACTCGTCAAGACATCAATGCCCGCTTGGTACAGCTGAATGGCTTGTCTCCTGAGACCTTGAAAGGCATGGCTGCGCTAGGTGGTGCCGGCGCGAAAACAAACCACCTGGATGCCAAAACCCGGGAACTGATTTCGCTAGCTGTGGCGGTGACCACCCGCTGTGATGGCTGCATTGCTTTCCACGCAGCTGAAGCCAAGAAACTTGGTGTGACCAGCGAAGAGGTAGCCGAAGCATTGGGTGTAGCCATCAACATGAACGCTGGTGCTGCGCTGGTCTACAGCACCCACGTACTCGACGCGTTCGACAAATCCTAA